From a region of the Streptomyces caniferus genome:
- a CDS encoding tetratricopeptide repeat protein has translation MSGYVAGNVTVEYRAAPRTPASWPHQVGVIPRETAAFQERDEAEGLRAALPDGGTAVLCQVLRGIGGVGKTQLAAHYARQAWNAGELDVLVWVGASSRSAIIAAYAQAAEELLAVEPGHPERCAQAFLKWLEPRPPGSEPACRWLVVLDDVADPADVTALWPVENPHGRTVVTTRRRDVAVPGQRIDLGVFTPDEAAAYVSTFLAEHGRHDDPGEIHALAQDLGYLPLALSQAAAYIVDAGIPIDCPACTHRQCPSYRRRLAGRTTTLASMLPEPGTLPDDQATTVAATWSLSVERADALRPVGLARPALHLAAMLDPDGIPQDVLTSRPARDHLTLHRTRDIPAHDHSGDVTEQDARDALRVLHRLNLITHDPDAPCQAVRTHQLIQRATRDTLTPDQRHQTARAAADALMTVWPDIERDTALAQTLRANTATLAAHAEEALHQPAPPPRRWPRRPRRSRRLRSDVHVVLYRTGRSIGEAGQVTAAIAHFHRLTETTTRHLGPHHPDTLAARHNLARWRGEAGDPTGAAAAFEELLADRIRVWGADHPETLTTRHNLAHWRGEAGDATGAATAYEELLADQVRVLGPDHSETLTTRHNLAQWRGEAGDAAAAATACEVLLAEEMHLRGAAHPQTLTTRHNLAHWRGEAGDVDDAAAAFEELLTDQVRVLGPDHPQTLTTRHNLARWRGKAGDAAGAAAAYKELLADRLRVLGPDHPDTLNTRNSLAHWRGEEGDAAGAAAAFDTLLADQVRVLGPDHPDTLTTRNNLACWRGEAGDAAAAATAYEELLADQVRVLGPDHPDTLTTRSYLAYWRGKAGDAAGAAAAYEEVLANQTQAQGVDQPETLATRHNLAHWRGKAGDATGAAAAFDTLLADRIRVQGVDHPDTLAARHNLAHFRGEAGDAAGAAAAFKELLADQIRVQGHDHPHTLAARNSLARWQGKAGDGR, from the coding sequence AGGCAGAGGGGCTACGAGCCGCGCTTCCAGACGGCGGTACGGCGGTGCTGTGCCAGGTACTGCGCGGCATCGGTGGGGTCGGCAAGACCCAGCTCGCCGCCCACTACGCCCGGCAGGCGTGGAACGCGGGCGAACTGGATGTGCTGGTCTGGGTCGGCGCCAGCAGCAGGTCCGCCATCATCGCCGCCTATGCCCAGGCCGCCGAAGAGTTACTCGCCGTCGAACCCGGTCATCCCGAGCGCTGCGCCCAGGCGTTCTTGAAATGGCTGGAGCCCAGGCCGCCAGGCTCCGAACCGGCCTGCCGGTGGCTGGTCGTCCTGGACGATGTCGCCGACCCCGCCGATGTGACCGCACTGTGGCCCGTGGAGAATCCGCACGGCCGCACGGTGGTCACCACCCGCCGCCGCGACGTCGCCGTGCCCGGACAGCGGATCGATCTCGGAGTGTTCACCCCCGACGAAGCCGCCGCCTACGTGAGCACGTTCCTCGCCGAGCACGGTCGGCACGACGACCCGGGTGAGATCCACGCGCTGGCCCAGGACCTCGGCTACCTTCCGCTGGCCCTGTCACAGGCTGCCGCCTACATCGTCGACGCCGGCATCCCCATCGACTGCCCCGCATGTACCCACCGGCAGTGCCCCAGTTACCGCCGCCGCCTCGCCGGCCGCACCACCACCCTCGCCAGCATGCTGCCCGAGCCCGGCACCCTGCCGGACGACCAAGCCACCACGGTCGCCGCCACATGGTCGCTGTCCGTAGAGCGCGCCGATGCACTCCGCCCAGTCGGGCTGGCACGCCCCGCACTCCACCTCGCCGCCATGCTGGACCCCGACGGCATCCCCCAGGACGTGCTGACCAGCCGACCCGCCCGGGACCACCTCACCCTGCACCGCACCCGGGATATCCCAGCACACGACCACTCCGGCGACGTCACGGAGCAAGATGCCCGGGACGCGTTGCGGGTGCTGCACCGCCTGAATCTCATCACCCATGACCCCGACGCCCCGTGCCAGGCCGTACGCACCCACCAGCTCATCCAGCGCGCCACCCGCGACACCCTCACCCCCGACCAACGCCACCAGACCGCCCGCGCCGCCGCCGACGCCCTCATGACCGTCTGGCCCGACATCGAACGCGACACCGCCCTCGCCCAGACCCTGCGCGCCAACACCGCCACCCTTGCCGCCCACGCCGAAGAGGCCCTGCACCAGCCCGCGCCACCTCCACGTCGATGGCCGCGCCGTCCCAGGCGCTCTCGTCGACTGCGGTCGGATGTCCATGTGGTGTTGTACCGCACCGGCCGCAGCATCGGCGAAGCCGGCCAAGTCACCGCCGCCATCGCCCATTTCCACCGCCTGACCGAAACCACCACCCGCCACCTCGGCCCCCATCACCCCGACACGCTGGCCGCCCGCCACAACCTCGCCCGATGGCGGGGGGAAGCGGGTGATCCGACCGGTGCGGCTGCCGCCTTCGAAGAACTGCTGGCCGACCGGATACGGGTGTGGGGTGCTGACCACCCCGAGACCCTGACCACCCGCCACAACCTCGCCCACTGGCGAGGGGAAGCGGGTGATGCAACCGGCGCCGCGACGGCTTACGAGGAACTGCTGGCCGACCAGGTGCGGGTACTGGGCCCCGACCACTCCGAGACCCTGACCACCCGCCACAACCTCGCGCAATGGCGAGGCGAAGCGGGTGATGCGGCCGCTGCCGCAACGGCTTGCGAGGTGCTCCTGGCCGAGGAGATGCACCTGCGGGGCGCCGCCCACCCCCAGACCCTGACCACCCGCCACAACCTCGCCCACTGGCGAGGGGAAGCGGGTGATGTAGACGACGCCGCAGCCGCATTCGAGGAACTACTGACCGACCAGGTGCGGGTACTGGGCCCCGACCACCCCCAGACCCTGACCACCCGCCACAACCTCGCCCGATGGCGGGGTAAGGCGGGTGATGCTGCCGGCGCCGCAGCCGCTTACAAGGAACTACTGGCCGACCGGTTGCGGGTACTGGGTCCCGACCATCCCGACACCTTGAACACCCGCAACAGCCTGGCCCACTGGCGGGGAGAGGAGGGTGACGCGGCCGGCGCCGCAGCCGCCTTCGACACACTGCTGGCCGACCAGGTACGGGTACTGGGCCCCGACCACCCCGACACCCTGACCACCCGCAACAACCTCGCCTGCTGGCGGGGCGAGGCGGGTGACGCTGCCGCTGCCGCAACGGCTTACGAGGAACTGCTGGCCGACCAGGTACGGGTACTGGGTCCCGACCACCCCGACACCCTGACCACCCGCAGCTACCTCGCCTACTGGCGGGGCAAGGCAGGTGATGCGGCCGGCGCCGCAGCCGCATACGAGGAAGTACTGGCCAACCAGACACAAGCGCAGGGCGTCGACCAACCCGAGACCCTGGCCACCCGCCACAACCTCGCCCACTGGCGGGGCAAGGCAGGTGATGCGACCGGCGCCGCAGCCGCCTTCGACACACTGCTGGCCGACCGGATACGAGTGCAGGGCGTCGACCACCCCGACACCCTGGCCGCCCGCCACAACCTCGCCCATTTTCGAGGGGAGGCCGGGGATGCGGCTGGTGCCGCAGCCGCCTTCAAGGAACTACTGGCCGACCAGATTCGAGTGCAGGGACACGATCACCCCCACACGCTTGCCGCCCGAAACAGCCTCGCCCGGTGGCAGGGGAAGGCGGGGGATGGTCGTTGA
- a CDS encoding NADP-dependent oxidoreductase: MSRAVRYRRFGGPEVLELQEIPEPHAAPDEVRVRVTAAGLNPMDWQITTQPDMAARFGITLPAGFGSDFAGVVDEVGAEATGFATGDRVYGAAIGRSVADFVLVKTPAATLWRTPEGVGDEVAGTLPVAGLTASAALAAIGLHAGDTVLIGGAAGGVGIFAVQLAKLAGARVLGTASERTFGFLRGLGAEPVAYGPGLADRVRALAPEGITAATDLFGREAAEAALELGVAPERISVIADGPAPPPGVHTTGALDAGPGALERITDAIQSGEITVPIAATFPVEQIREAVTTQAERHVHGKIVVAL; encoded by the coding sequence ATGAGCAGAGCTGTCCGTTACCGGCGATTCGGCGGTCCCGAAGTTCTCGAACTGCAGGAGATACCCGAGCCGCACGCCGCACCGGACGAGGTTCGCGTCCGGGTCACGGCCGCCGGGCTGAATCCGATGGATTGGCAAATCACCACGCAGCCCGACATGGCGGCGCGGTTCGGCATCACCCTGCCGGCCGGGTTCGGCAGCGACTTCGCCGGAGTAGTGGACGAAGTGGGCGCCGAAGCCACGGGATTCGCGACCGGCGACCGGGTGTACGGGGCTGCGATTGGCCGGTCCGTCGCCGATTTCGTGCTGGTCAAGACACCCGCGGCGACGCTGTGGCGCACACCGGAGGGCGTCGGTGACGAGGTGGCGGGCACGCTTCCGGTGGCCGGTCTGACGGCCTCCGCCGCGCTCGCCGCGATCGGGCTCCACGCCGGGGACACCGTCCTGATCGGCGGGGCGGCGGGCGGCGTGGGCATCTTCGCCGTGCAGCTGGCGAAGCTTGCGGGCGCCCGGGTGCTCGGCACCGCCTCCGAGCGCACCTTCGGATTCCTGCGCGGGCTCGGCGCCGAACCCGTGGCGTACGGCCCCGGCCTGGCGGACCGGGTGCGAGCCCTGGCACCCGAAGGGATCACCGCCGCAACCGACCTGTTCGGAAGGGAGGCGGCCGAGGCCGCACTCGAACTCGGCGTGGCACCCGAGCGGATCTCCGTCATAGCCGACGGCCCCGCGCCGCCGCCCGGTGTGCACACGACGGGCGCCCTCGATGCGGGCCCGGGCGCCCTGGAACGGATCACCGACGCGATCCAGTCTGGGGAGATCACTGTGCCGATTGCGGCGACCTTCCCGGTCGAGCAGATCCGCGAAGCCGTGACGACGCAGGCCGAGAGGCATGTTCACGGCAAGATCGTGGTCGCACTGTGA
- a CDS encoding TetR/AcrR family transcriptional regulator, whose protein sequence is MARWQPDAPGRLADAALDLFEEHGYENTTVIEIAERAGLTKSTFFRYFPDKREVLFGGGTVTGLLVEGIAAAPPAAGPLDAVADALDALGRTFFTVDRREFSGRRQAVLNANTELREREALKRIDLTASMIEALNRRGVPSVTARVAAKLGTLIWEIAYDQWIDTNNSEGFGPLARQALADVRAAGAVC, encoded by the coding sequence ATGGCTCGCTGGCAACCCGACGCACCAGGACGACTCGCGGACGCCGCCCTCGACCTCTTCGAGGAGCACGGCTACGAGAACACGACCGTGATCGAGATCGCGGAGCGCGCGGGGCTCACCAAGAGCACGTTTTTCCGGTATTTCCCGGACAAGCGCGAGGTGCTCTTCGGCGGGGGCACAGTGACCGGCCTGCTCGTCGAAGGGATCGCCGCTGCGCCGCCGGCGGCCGGGCCGCTCGACGCGGTGGCGGACGCCCTGGATGCGCTCGGCCGGACGTTCTTCACCGTCGACCGCCGTGAGTTCAGCGGCCGGCGCCAGGCCGTGCTGAACGCCAATACGGAACTGCGTGAACGCGAAGCCCTGAAGAGGATCGACCTCACCGCCTCGATGATCGAGGCCCTCAACCGCCGCGGAGTCCCGAGCGTGACCGCGCGCGTGGCCGCGAAGCTGGGCACGCTCATCTGGGAGATCGCCTACGACCAGTGGATCGACACCAACAACAGCGAGGGCTTCGGCCCGCTGGCACGGCAAGCGCTCGCCGACGTACGCGCGGCCGGAGCCGTCTGCTGA
- a CDS encoding serine/threonine-protein kinase, with protein sequence MSLRAGDPAEIGGYPLEARLGSGGMGTVFLARTSSGRPVAIKLIHQQFAADDEFRIRFRQEVAAARRVSGAFTAAVVDAAPEAEQPWMATTYIQGHTLARRIAMKGPLSGAELRRLAIGLAEALRDIHRVGVIHRDLKPSNVVLSPEGPRVIDFGISRAVDQQTLTITGRVIGTPPFMSPEQLQAPRDVGPRSDVFSLGTLLAYAATGHGPFDADSPYIAAYQVVHEEPSLEDVPAALRMVAESCLAKEANARPSADELLVLLRDLPTDLDQIDARGAGAGRTRDMVTEHHFATPATPTPAPPTPATPTPAAPTPAASATTPAGPDTGSADTSIGRRSRPRWRPVFAAAVAVTVAAIGGGVAALTAGGFGGNSGGDKGNSLAVPGAALPDGFEPWHKAVLGGRPDVPDELRCVARDEALFCGGGSVVATRIRAKDGSRVWTAKSPGVPVNGVHLVGATDDTVLGYRFAAQDAPQDPRSEVVAIDANNGRELWSVPSGTQSTAVTGRTQDAVVVGSDVVTVDASNSRFEARNAHSGHVTWTSPFPAGTQCAPVPVGPQLVAMCAKDAEVNAFSVRHPTLYPVDRASGTLGRPVEVNGPAVPIGVANGRLVLLQVHMEGTDPAGYNGVVRVDPASRKVTYSRPAQTYAGTPGMADGTVYVSGQTGLVTALDPATGRKKWSRQTGVEGASGPVAGAGALYFSSATGRVVALSPDDGKILWTTDPQVDGLTGQQGASPRVTLAGRAVIVAAAKNTLFAFDAQKPPKSG encoded by the coding sequence GTGTCACTGCGCGCAGGTGATCCAGCCGAAATCGGCGGTTATCCGCTGGAGGCGCGACTCGGCTCGGGTGGCATGGGCACGGTCTTTCTGGCCCGTACGAGTTCGGGTCGTCCTGTCGCGATCAAACTGATCCACCAGCAGTTCGCGGCGGACGACGAGTTCCGCATCCGCTTCCGGCAGGAGGTGGCGGCGGCAAGGCGAGTGAGCGGCGCGTTCACCGCCGCCGTGGTCGACGCCGCCCCTGAGGCCGAGCAGCCGTGGATGGCGACGACCTACATCCAGGGGCACACGCTCGCCCGGCGCATCGCCATGAAAGGCCCGCTGAGCGGAGCGGAGCTGCGGAGGCTCGCCATCGGGCTGGCGGAGGCGCTGCGGGACATCCACCGGGTGGGGGTCATCCACCGTGACCTGAAGCCCTCGAACGTGGTGCTCTCGCCCGAGGGCCCACGCGTCATCGACTTCGGCATTTCGCGCGCCGTGGACCAGCAGACGCTGACGATCACAGGGCGGGTCATCGGTACCCCGCCCTTCATGTCGCCGGAGCAGCTGCAGGCGCCGCGCGATGTGGGGCCGCGGTCCGATGTCTTCTCGTTGGGGACGCTGCTGGCGTACGCAGCGACGGGCCACGGGCCCTTCGACGCGGACAGCCCGTACATTGCTGCGTATCAGGTGGTGCACGAGGAGCCGTCGCTGGAAGATGTGCCGGCGGCCTTGCGCATGGTCGCCGAGTCGTGCCTGGCCAAGGAGGCCAACGCGCGCCCCTCGGCGGACGAACTCCTCGTACTGCTACGGGACCTGCCGACCGACCTCGACCAGATCGACGCGAGGGGAGCTGGCGCGGGCCGCACCCGCGACATGGTCACCGAGCATCACTTCGCGACGCCGGCCACCCCGACGCCGGCCCCTCCGACACCGGCCACTCCGACGCCGGCAGCCCCGACACCGGCAGCCTCGGCCACCACCCCGGCCGGTCCCGATACGGGGAGCGCCGACACCTCCATCGGCCGCCGATCGCGTCCCCGATGGCGTCCCGTGTTCGCGGCCGCGGTCGCGGTCACGGTGGCAGCGATCGGTGGAGGAGTCGCCGCACTGACGGCGGGCGGCTTCGGGGGGAACAGCGGCGGCGACAAGGGCAACAGCCTTGCGGTGCCGGGTGCCGCACTTCCGGACGGCTTCGAGCCGTGGCACAAGGCCGTGCTCGGCGGTCGCCCGGACGTCCCCGACGAGCTGCGTTGCGTTGCCCGCGACGAAGCGCTGTTCTGCGGGGGCGGCAGTGTTGTCGCGACCCGTATCAGGGCCAAGGACGGCTCGCGGGTGTGGACGGCGAAGAGCCCCGGCGTCCCCGTCAACGGCGTGCACCTGGTGGGCGCCACCGACGACACGGTGCTCGGTTACCGCTTCGCCGCCCAGGACGCCCCGCAGGACCCCCGGAGCGAGGTGGTGGCCATCGACGCGAACAACGGACGGGAGCTGTGGTCCGTGCCGTCCGGCACCCAGTCGACGGCCGTCACGGGTCGGACTCAGGACGCCGTTGTGGTCGGTTCCGACGTCGTGACGGTCGACGCTTCCAACTCCCGCTTCGAGGCCCGCAACGCGCACAGCGGTCATGTCACGTGGACGTCGCCATTCCCAGCGGGTACGCAGTGCGCTCCCGTCCCGGTGGGCCCACAGCTCGTCGCGATGTGCGCGAAGGATGCGGAGGTGAATGCCTTTTCAGTGCGCCACCCCACCCTGTACCCGGTCGACCGCGCCTCGGGGACACTGGGCAGGCCCGTCGAAGTCAACGGCCCCGCTGTGCCGATAGGCGTCGCCAACGGCAGGCTCGTACTCCTGCAAGTACACATGGAGGGAACGGATCCGGCCGGCTACAACGGGGTGGTCCGGGTCGACCCGGCCTCGCGGAAGGTCACGTACTCCCGACCGGCCCAGACATACGCGGGGACGCCCGGTATGGCGGACGGCACCGTATACGTGAGCGGGCAGACCGGCCTCGTCACAGCACTCGACCCCGCGACCGGCCGGAAGAAGTGGTCGCGGCAGACTGGCGTGGAGGGCGCGTCGGGTCCTGTTGCGGGAGCCGGCGCACTGTATTTCAGCTCGGCCACCGGCCGGGTGGTCGCGTTGTCGCCGGACGATGGCAAAATCCTGTGGACAACAGATCCGCAGGTCGACGGTTTGACGGGCCAGCAGGGCGCAAGCCCGCGTGTGACTCTTGCGGGGCGTGCGGTGATCGTGGCCGCGGCCAAGAACACCCTCTTCGCTTTCGACGCGCAGAAGCCGCCGAAGTCGGGCTGA
- a CDS encoding SDR family NAD(P)-dependent oxidoreductase, with amino-acid sequence MDNTPIAPITSSTSSTASGLLAGKVAFITGAGRGIGAAAARLFAREGARVLLAARTQAQLKTVTEEIRAAGGTADHVVCDLADAASIRAAVDRAVELYGRLDVAFNNGATGQPPGPMDQLSEADFDRVCAVDLKGAWLAMNAEIAAMRATAKRGAIVNTSSVGSLMANPELPVYGAAKRAVNSLTASASVTYGPEGIRVNAIAPGTTLTEMLHEWEDKSPGTIAQLNAQTPLGRAADPDEIAQAAAWLLSDRSSYVTGTVLRVDGGMRA; translated from the coding sequence ATGGACAACACACCGATCGCACCGATCACATCCAGCACATCAAGCACGGCCTCGGGCCTGCTCGCCGGCAAGGTCGCCTTCATCACCGGGGCCGGTCGCGGCATCGGCGCGGCTGCAGCGCGGCTGTTCGCCCGGGAGGGGGCCAGGGTGCTCCTCGCGGCCCGCACGCAGGCCCAGCTCAAGACGGTGACCGAGGAGATCCGGGCGGCCGGCGGCACCGCGGACCATGTGGTGTGCGACCTGGCCGACGCGGCAAGCATCCGGGCCGCCGTCGACCGGGCCGTGGAGCTGTACGGCCGGCTCGACGTGGCCTTCAACAACGGTGCGACGGGCCAGCCGCCCGGCCCGATGGACCAGCTGTCGGAGGCCGATTTCGACCGCGTCTGCGCCGTCGATCTCAAGGGCGCGTGGCTCGCCATGAATGCCGAAATCGCCGCCATGCGTGCCACGGCGAAGCGCGGGGCCATCGTCAACACCTCCAGCGTCGGCAGTCTGATGGCCAACCCCGAACTGCCCGTCTACGGCGCGGCGAAGCGGGCGGTCAACAGTCTCACCGCGTCGGCATCCGTCACCTACGGACCGGAGGGGATCCGCGTCAACGCCATCGCGCCCGGCACCACGCTCACCGAGATGTTGCACGAGTGGGAGGACAAGTCCCCGGGCACCATCGCGCAGCTCAACGCCCAAACCCCGCTGGGCCGCGCCGCCGACCCGGACGAGATAGCCCAGGCCGCCGCCTGGCTTCTCAGCGACCGCTCCTCCTACGTCACCGGTACGGTCCTCCGCGTCGACGGCGGCATGCGAGCCTGA
- a CDS encoding helix-turn-helix transcriptional regulator — MNRRELAGFLRSRRERITPADVGLPAGPRRRTPGLRREEVAQLAFISTEYYTRLEQARALHPSREVLAQLARALRLSDTERDHLHRLAGTPPPPPPGPSREVRQSIVDLLHRLPGSAAIVISATYEVIAWNALATALMEDFSALSRRDRNFLRRAFLGPYRHGRRLYGVSDADEFARTSAQHLRAAAARYPTDPEVTALVKELLAGSEEFSRIWAAHDVAARPTLCKTFEHPLVGPVSVNCDTLDIADRDQRVIIYTAPPGSPSEEALRLLSVIGTQRMEVPG, encoded by the coding sequence GTGAATCGACGAGAACTGGCCGGCTTCCTGCGCAGCAGGCGCGAGCGCATCACCCCCGCGGACGTGGGGCTGCCCGCCGGGCCGCGCCGCCGTACCCCGGGACTGCGTCGTGAGGAGGTGGCACAGCTGGCCTTCATCTCGACCGAGTACTACACGCGACTGGAGCAGGCCCGCGCACTCCACCCCTCCCGCGAGGTGCTGGCCCAACTTGCCCGCGCGCTGCGCCTGTCGGACACCGAGCGCGACCACCTCCACCGCCTCGCCGGCACTCCGCCCCCGCCTCCGCCGGGGCCTTCGCGGGAGGTACGGCAGAGCATCGTCGATCTGCTGCACCGGCTGCCGGGGTCCGCGGCGATCGTGATCTCGGCGACGTACGAGGTCATCGCCTGGAACGCGCTGGCCACCGCCCTGATGGAGGACTTCTCCGCCCTGTCGCGCCGGGACCGGAACTTCCTCCGCCGCGCCTTCCTCGGCCCGTACCGGCACGGCCGACGGCTGTACGGCGTCTCGGACGCGGACGAATTCGCCCGGACCTCGGCCCAGCACCTGCGCGCCGCCGCGGCGCGCTACCCCACCGACCCCGAGGTGACCGCTCTGGTCAAGGAACTCCTGGCCGGCAGCGAGGAGTTCAGCCGCATCTGGGCAGCCCATGACGTAGCCGCCCGCCCCACCCTCTGCAAGACGTTCGAGCACCCCCTCGTCGGCCCCGTCAGCGTCAACTGCGACACCCTGGACATCGCCGACCGCGATCAGCGCGTCATCATCTACACCGCGCCCCCCGGCTCGCCCTCGGAAGAGGCCCTACGACTCCTGTCAGTCATCGGCACACAGCGCATGGAGGTACCCGGCTGA
- a CDS encoding MarR family winged helix-turn-helix transcriptional regulator has protein sequence MEYTSHEAAVDLPAFFADLVRCETRLYNALNDRLRARHGIVTSQFEFLRFLRDRPGARVADLAAEFAIGIGATSKGVDRLEKQGWAIRQPNPADRRSSLLALTDDGTRLVDAAEVTFAEELAELIGGTLDGASASAAAQAFVKLRSALERNQIGAPTG, from the coding sequence GTGGAATATACATCGCATGAGGCCGCGGTCGACCTGCCGGCCTTCTTCGCCGACCTCGTCCGGTGCGAGACGCGCCTCTACAACGCACTGAACGACCGCCTCCGCGCACGGCACGGGATCGTCACCTCGCAGTTCGAGTTCCTGCGCTTCCTGCGCGACCGCCCCGGGGCCCGCGTGGCGGACCTCGCCGCCGAGTTCGCCATCGGCATCGGAGCGACCAGCAAGGGCGTCGACCGCCTGGAGAAGCAGGGATGGGCCATCCGGCAGCCGAACCCGGCCGACCGCCGGTCCTCACTGCTGGCCCTGACCGACGACGGCACGCGGCTCGTCGACGCGGCGGAGGTGACCTTCGCCGAGGAACTGGCCGAACTGATCGGAGGCACTCTCGACGGTGCCTCGGCGTCGGCCGCCGCCCAGGCCTTCGTGAAGCTGCGCTCCGCGCTCGAACGCAACCAGATCGGCGCGCCCACAGGCTGA
- a CDS encoding alpha/beta hydrolase, with protein sequence MSKAQRAEIDAMLRQPQPEGPRSVEEIRAGFRALMAQMIVPDAIRTTQTTLGNRPALHVEPDNGPHVGTILYFHGGGWVFGSPETALPLTGHLVAKTGFGAHSLDYRLAPEHPFPAAVEDTLSAYRALLDSGTDPSTIAFAGDSAGGGLTITTCLAARDAGLPLPAAIVAFSPGLDATRTGESMDTKEGIDPIFTRKALEHTGAMYLAGADPHQPLLSPAVHADLTGFPPMLIQVGTNEILLDDSTRLAARARSVGVDVILDITADVPHVFQAFAGVLDEADEALDRAALFLSQRIRAAGTAHTSAE encoded by the coding sequence ATGAGCAAGGCACAGCGCGCTGAGATCGACGCAATGCTGCGGCAGCCGCAGCCCGAGGGGCCACGGTCGGTCGAGGAGATACGAGCCGGCTTCCGGGCGTTGATGGCCCAGATGATCGTGCCCGACGCCATCCGCACCACGCAGACCACGCTCGGCAACCGACCCGCCCTCCATGTCGAGCCGGACAACGGGCCCCACGTCGGGACGATCCTGTATTTCCACGGCGGCGGCTGGGTGTTCGGCTCCCCCGAAACCGCCCTGCCGCTGACGGGACACCTCGTGGCCAAGACCGGCTTCGGGGCACACTCGCTGGACTACCGACTCGCCCCCGAGCACCCGTTCCCCGCCGCGGTCGAAGACACCCTGAGCGCCTACCGTGCCCTCCTCGACAGCGGCACAGACCCCTCGACCATCGCGTTCGCCGGCGACTCCGCCGGCGGCGGCCTCACCATCACCACCTGCCTCGCCGCCCGTGACGCGGGCCTCCCACTGCCCGCCGCCATCGTGGCGTTCTCCCCCGGCCTCGACGCCACCCGCACGGGCGAGAGCATGGACACCAAGGAAGGCATCGACCCGATCTTCACCCGCAAGGCCCTTGAACACACCGGGGCCATGTACCTCGCCGGAGCCGACCCCCACCAGCCCCTGCTCAGTCCGGCCGTCCACGCAGACCTGACCGGCTTCCCCCCGATGCTGATCCAGGTGGGGACCAACGAGATCCTGCTGGACGACTCCACGCGCCTTGCCGCGCGTGCGAGGTCGGTCGGAGTGGACGTCATCCTGGACATCACCGCAGACGTGCCGCACGTGTTCCAGGCGTTCGCCGGCGTACTGGACGAGGCAGACGAGGCACTGGACCGCGCGGCCCTCTTCCTCAGCCAGCGCATACGCGCTGCGGGCACGGCGCACACCTCAGCAGAGTAG
- a CDS encoding alpha/beta fold hydrolase, whose protein sequence is MSTPSGAHHAGLHYTDQGSGPPVVLVHGVAGGIDTSWGNLLELLAEHHRVIAVDNPGSGNSPLPDGPLQLDTIADSIALTAERAGLEHYTVVGYSMGSAIAVRHAIRYPHRVAALALIAGFACPDPRLRLALHTWRDLLDADARLLGRYLLQQSCGPAPLAQLDHADIDRLAERTAAGLPPGTRRHIDLALSVDVRDDLPHVNAPALVIAAAEDLLVTPSHSDVLAQGIKDSRLIQVLAGHDAPAEQPMAISAHIHALTHR, encoded by the coding sequence GTGTCCACTCCCTCGGGCGCACATCATGCCGGTCTCCACTACACCGATCAGGGAAGCGGCCCGCCAGTGGTCCTGGTCCACGGGGTGGCCGGCGGCATCGATACCAGCTGGGGGAACCTGCTGGAGCTGCTCGCCGAGCACCATCGCGTCATTGCGGTCGACAACCCAGGCTCAGGCAACAGTCCGCTTCCCGACGGCCCCCTGCAGCTGGACACCATCGCCGACAGCATCGCTCTGACGGCGGAGCGCGCCGGTCTTGAGCACTACACCGTTGTGGGCTACTCGATGGGCAGCGCCATCGCCGTGCGCCACGCCATCCGCTATCCCCACCGCGTGGCGGCGCTCGCTCTTATCGCCGGCTTCGCCTGCCCCGACCCCCGCCTACGCCTGGCTCTCCACACCTGGCGCGACCTGCTGGACGCCGACGCACGGCTCCTCGGGCGCTACCTTCTGCAACAGTCATGCGGCCCGGCCCCCCTGGCCCAGCTGGACCATGCGGATATCGACCGCCTCGCGGAGAGGACGGCCGCCGGGCTGCCGCCCGGCACACGACGGCACATCGACCTCGCACTGAGCGTCGACGTCCGTGACGACCTCCCACATGTCAATGCGCCCGCTCTCGTCATCGCCGCGGCCGAAGACCTCCTCGTCACCCCCAGCCACTCCGACGTTCTCGCCCAAGGCATCAAAGACAGCCGCCTCATCCAAGTACTGGCCGGCCACGACGCTCCGGCAGAACAGCCGATGGCCATCTCGGCACACATCCACGCTCTCACCCACCGATGA